The genomic region ACAGTCACAGAAGTCACCATCTGTCAGTACAATGCTGCGTGGGCCTGTGTGATGTTGATGTGTTCGTAGCTCTCTGATTGTGTTTGTTTTGGCTGCAGGGACTTCTACTACATAACCATGCTGCGTGACCCCGTCTCCCGCTACCTGAGCGAGTGGAAGCACGTGCAGCGAGGTGCCACCTGGAAGACCTCCCTGCACATGTGTGACGGGCGCTCGCCCACACAGGACGAACTGCCCACCTGCTACAGCGGGGACGACTGGTCGGGCGTCACCCTAACCGAGTTCATGGACTGCCCGTCCAACCTGGCCAACAACCGACAGGTGCGCATGCTGGCCGACCTCAACCTGGTAGGCTGCTACAACCTGTCCTCCATGAACGAGAGCGATCGCAACCACATCCTGCTGGGCAGCGCCATGAACAACCTGAAGAACATGGCCTTCTATGGACTGACAGAGTTCCAGCGCAAGACGCAGTACCTGTTTGAGCGGACGTTCAGCCTGCGCTTCATCGCCGCCTTCACTCAGATCAACAGCACACGCGCCGCCAACGTGGACCTGAGCGAGGCTGTGCGCCGTCGCATCGAGGAGCTCAACTATCTGGACGTGCAGCTGTACGAGTATGCCAAGGACCTGTTCCTCCAGCGCTTCCAATACACCCGCCAGCGCGAGCACCAGGCGGAGCGATTGAAGAGGCGTGAGGAGCGCCGATGGCTTCgggagcagagggagcagagCAGGGCCTCACTCCCCAGACGTCGGGGGTACGGGGGCGGAGGCGACCTGGCCACGACCACTGAAGACTACACCAGCCAGGTGGCCCGCTGGTGAGGTGTTACCCTGgccacgcacacagagagaggtcacTGGTGATCACCTCCAGAATCATCTCACATGGtactctctctatctgcctctgtcaatctctctctatcgctctatcTTTTTCTGTCTACTATCTCTATCTTTATCTCTTTCTCAGCTTCAGTGTGATCCTAGCGCTCTGCTAAAGTTTCTTTCTGGTTATGAAACTGCCAAGTCTGTGAGTCAGTATCACAGAAGCTCTGCCTTGGAGTGCCCTTTGGTGTCTTAAATCTTCAAATGGATggtttaatgtatttatttgtaatgaATTGTTTTGCTGCTCCTTTGCTTTCCTGCCTCTTAGTCATGGTTATTTATTATCATGTAGATTATGATAACTctttaaaggcagtaaattaaGCTTAAAGAAGACACAATCAAAAGACGCTGCtagcaaatacatttttattgggACTCAATGTCAAGGGGTGGATATCAATCCGTGTTGTTTTGTTGCGACTGGCAGGAATATAGTAGTTCAACAGAAAACAATATAAAAGTGCTGATTCTCGCATGTCATGTGTCCATATTATATTTGAGAGGCGGTTTGAGGATGGAGAGTTACTTCCAAAAGAAATGATGAGAGCCAAAGTACACCGATTTAGAAAATATTTGTCTTTGTTTACGTAGCTACTGTTTTCTTAATGGGACCTTGCAAATTGACAACTTCTCAGAAATAAGATAATGTATTAAGTTTCATTTTATCATGGCAGTTTCAATTATATTTACATTTCCCTCAAACAAATATAGTGTAGTTGTAGTCAGTCAAGATAATGTCAGATGTTTTGATTATGATGCAAAAATGTTTTCTAGGGTGCAATATTCAGTGTTCAAGTTTCAACTCGGAGGGAACTGCTGTTTCTGTTCATCCACTATCTGTGTGTTGGAATGTGAAGTCAATCATAAACTCACAAAGAGAGGATTACCCTGAAGAAAACCAGCCTGATTTCTATTCTGCACTGACCAGACTTACAACATTCAGCTTTCACATTACAAATGGAAAGAACTCCTCAAGGAAGATTTTTCAAAAATGTTAAGCTTGGATTGTTTAAGTAGTCTTCTCCAGAAGGTAAAGATAACCAGTAGGTAAATGCTCTAGGTGAGGACTGAGGAGCCAGGTCAGTGTGGTTGGTGTGTGGACTGTCAATGAGGTGATCAGCATTCGGCCCTCGTGCTCACCCCGTCACACTCCGTGGTTTAACATGTTTGTGGAGCCCACGCCAACGGCTTTGTGGGCTGTGAGGGGGGTTCTAATGCTACCAGAATAACAGCCTGAGATGACACGGTAGCAGAATACAGTAGTTTCCTGTAGTAGGAAGGAGATGAAATGTACCACGTCTAGTTTCATGTCTGATTGTCCCCTTCAAAACACA from Oncorhynchus masou masou isolate Uvic2021 chromosome 29, UVic_Omas_1.1, whole genome shotgun sequence harbors:
- the hs6st3b gene encoding heparan-sulfate 6-O-sulfotransferase 3-B encodes the protein MDDKSNKLILVPILAVLFVMIGYQYICPAGSNSCHFKTGENLRGVSILSTQYRTNEDFYTELEDDSPPKLPSKFNFTERDLQRHVDFNIKGYDVIVFLHIQKTGGTTFGRHLVRNIRLEQPCDCKPGQKKCTCHRPGKEESWLFSRFSTGWSCGLHADWTELTNCVPVIMDKKEAQKNKRDFYYITMLRDPVSRYLSEWKHVQRGATWKTSLHMCDGRSPTQDELPTCYSGDDWSGVTLTEFMDCPSNLANNRQVRMLADLNLVGCYNLSSMNESDRNHILLGSAMNNLKNMAFYGLTEFQRKTQYLFERTFSLRFIAAFTQINSTRAANVDLSEAVRRRIEELNYLDVQLYEYAKDLFLQRFQYTRQREHQAERLKRREERRWLREQREQSRASLPRRRGYGGGGDLATTTEDYTSQVARW